AAGGAGAGTATCCCTCCTGGGACGTATTAAAAGAAACTTCCTTCGGGAAGTTTTCTTGCGTTCAAGGGATGGGGCCCCAACAGTTTGTCGGAGCATTCACTTCGTTACATGCTCTATGTCGCTGCATTGGAGCGTCCGCGTTTGCTCACTCTAATAAGCAACGCGTTGAAAGTACCGACGTTCTAACGAACATAGGACACTTTATTTGCTGCAAATTCAGCATTGTGGAATTCTAACGAATCTTAGAGAGCTTATTTCACCATTCTGGGGTATTAACTCACTTATTCGCACTTCGTAGCCTGATTAACGTCGCTGAGGTTCGTTAGAATTTGAAAATTGCGATTTTACCCATTATAAGACCTCGTGGATTCGTTAGAGTTCACAGGTTAGTCAAGGCACCCATTGTCGATTGGGTGTTTTTTCATTTCATTGCTCAATATTGACATAGAATGTTATGCTTACCCAGTGGGTAATGTAACAATCCATACATATTAACTTCTTAGGAAACAGGAGATTTTATCAATGTCATCTTCAATACAGCAACACTCATCTATCCATACCGAGGAAGAACATTCTTTGACATCCAAAAGATTCGGCCTGTTGTTAGCAGGCATTATCGTCATCGCCGCTACCATGAGATCACCGATTACAGCAACCGGACCTGTAGTGGAGATGATCCGCTCAGATACAGGTATCGGCCATACGATGGTCGGGCTTCTGACCTCACTTCCTTTGCTCGCCTTTGCAGCAGTCTCCCCCTTTGCACCACGTCTTGCCAAACGTTTAGGACTCGAATCTGCTCTGCTATTGGCTGTTATGATTGTAACCATTGGGGTGGCATTACGCTTGTTGCCTTCCGTTCTTTCCTTATATGCAGGAACCGCAATTTTGGGGTGCGGCATTGCATTAAGCAACGTGCTTTTGCCAAGTTTGATCAAACGTGATTTCCCATTGCGGGTAGGTATCGTCACCGGATTATACTCTGTATCCATGAACATATTTGGCGCCATCGCCTCCGGTGTGAGTGTGCCAGTAGCAGGAGCTACATCTATGGGTTGGCGTGCTTCGTTAGGCATGTGGGCCTTATTGTCCATACTGGCACTTCTCTTGTGGCTCCCCCAGATCGCCGCAGGACGTCAGCGAATGTTATTCATAGCCACACAGAGTGAAGGGACGCCTGTACGTCTACGGACCTCTTCCTTGGCCTGGTTCATTACTTTATTTATGGGTCTTCAATCTCTAATATTCTATACAACGATTACCTGGCTTCCCGAGATTCTCGCTGAGCAAGGATTCAGCCCCACCTCAGCAGGGTGGATGCTCTCCCTGATGCAGATGGTTAGTGTACCAGCTACCTTTATCGTTCCAATCCTTGCCGGCCGAACGCGAGATCAGCGTGTTCTAACCGCGATAACGTGCTCTTCTTTAATTGTCGGGTATGCTTTATTGTTAAGTGGTATCGCTTCGCTCGTTACCATTGGTGTCACGTTGGCAGGAATAGGCGCTGGAGCTTCATTTGGCATGGTAACGATGTTCTTTGTCCTTCGCACAAAAGATGCCAGACAAGCTGCCAGCCTGTCCGGTATGGCTCAGTCCTTCGGATATATGCTGGCCGCAGTAGGACCTCTACTATTCGGTATGCTTCATGACTGGACAAAAGGATGGACCCTTCCGTTGTTAATACAGGTCATTCTGGCCATCGCTTTGTTAATCGCAGGGATTCAGGCCAGCAAAAATAGAATGATCGGTTAGTCATATAATTCATTTATAAAAAAAACAAAACGGCCTCCATCCT
This Paenibacillus xylanexedens DNA region includes the following protein-coding sequences:
- a CDS encoding CynX/NimT family MFS transporter, which produces MSSSIQQHSSIHTEEEHSLTSKRFGLLLAGIIVIAATMRSPITATGPVVEMIRSDTGIGHTMVGLLTSLPLLAFAAVSPFAPRLAKRLGLESALLLAVMIVTIGVALRLLPSVLSLYAGTAILGCGIALSNVLLPSLIKRDFPLRVGIVTGLYSVSMNIFGAIASGVSVPVAGATSMGWRASLGMWALLSILALLLWLPQIAAGRQRMLFIATQSEGTPVRLRTSSLAWFITLFMGLQSLIFYTTITWLPEILAEQGFSPTSAGWMLSLMQMVSVPATFIVPILAGRTRDQRVLTAITCSSLIVGYALLLSGIASLVTIGVTLAGIGAGASFGMVTMFFVLRTKDARQAASLSGMAQSFGYMLAAVGPLLFGMLHDWTKGWTLPLLIQVILAIALLIAGIQASKNRMIG